A genomic window from Malassezia vespertilionis chromosome 6, complete sequence includes:
- a CDS encoding uncharacterized protein (COG:S; BUSCO:EOG092629RT; EggNog:ENOG503P44I) produces the protein MALSSGGPKDMTSHGITDAAGVPSEEDIFALEHSFLSLPVEELRMQLKAQQRNTEKGFAYCKALSESLLTHITNGDWSDNVAREKTKHALRSELARLRALRDRVVEARIEHLGVVFTFAEDAEAFNDWCATRLVRMVADYMLRHNCDKSTALLAQQRKIEALVDFPVFSQIRKVKESLVPDKVSGRAPSCSLALAWCTENKTALRKFKSTLEFDLRLQEFIELTRSRTSCSLRDAVVYAQKQLMPWLHAQDEADDLDKDGPARNNVTYTRAQAVRAMGLLAFGPDMWSYHDLYNVERWKYLCDTFLQIALRVYEIPPVPLLHIALSAGLSSLKSHACCSTHYHDKIGTVATNLSIAKDEKHPECPVCDANGLGELAKEVPFNHHANSILICRINGKVMDDKNPPMCLPNGMVYSETALHDLATRSADSATGISRTVSSKMQNAFLDTEKHVPFDCKEPGEKIDVYHPAESPADGCATGEENAMTPTLREQSELLWNGGRRGNLGKLDTRQNIMPRANAAPLQDSGMEASAPWHTFLRDRAYLPQSLLGNPNPRQLEAIQSPDAMSPTSPLRQATSDPTEDTYSTWSSMKTIPASRTDIKKGSSLRSATNLSSFSADDHSQSSWLESSSDSSLNTRLPSPPSRFDSLHSISGFQYQPSGGALAYRNAAGPYSSSSAKANVDESSSLTMDFGPGSSGSHFGSGIRAQLATTLSSLIEKVPLEIPEGCVRTISIAEFGCLNSRSLLLLRLVIEEFIERVKMMQHGASSPSTQDKKDLALPPEPFPIVFNVIHEDSPQADYRSFTHLLDTHPDSYMNPIWQSSCGPCLQNFLYPSFVARPFGSRIVPPNTLDVGFSLMDLHWMHTPNAQGVALATTAQAELTTFLYARSHEFKQGGVFIMAFLARQEVDVAAKGIHASNTSDAADRTSSLGSHHEQSTPGSMHDIWSTMNEMLVPCLQRLVSCGMLKSAVARQLLTLPLYPRTALQTMRALKDVSHLWSLDWSCGLGKDDVYTTACDEQGGHVLRSEPESFRLPEPAWVAFQSGNISSSVMLPEPSIPDWKNFSYTPYQKNRLISGSSKKAAPQEAGTAPADPTQSESYRIAHEFAFAAAERALHLDAPIVRKLPYRSGFQPNGVIDNKTDAFIAQRAMHRSAVELEEQRLERRLAKLVSLYSPEFEKEADAIALSPDAAPFLRRQGVQLFSLFQGKEEARKSQLLQKRTVAEQSIVKWQSDSKIPNLHSEELAIPRKPCSSLKLVNPDTYKIDNMPPHPSSTASPAERDKYAAAEFLAIRLCKDCTGLLHRIYYHQHSQETTQFTMYYRTLLRLQREITEALPDFHEMILGLQKKDTATTLASFLTDSKTLQENAMQARKDILLRLARYDQIAKATRNLPPMVDGEQSMAQQQLQLAMFPLQSLSNLGADRHGASAEQSNAPLPAHTDQLHVLMEQERLLHGYLSAAIKERNLDDVSTLKANRDEVRAEIARLQLQEKVQ, from the exons ATGGCACTGTCGAGTGGCGGTCCAAAAGACATGACCTCACATGGCATTACCGACGCGGCGGGAGTGCCTAGCGAAGAGGATATATTTGCCCTAGAGCATTCTTTTCTAAGCTTGCCGGTAGAGGAGCTGAGGATGCAGTTgaaagcgcagcagcgaaaCACGGAGAAAGGGTTTGCGTACTGCAAAGCGCTCTCGGAAAGTCTATTAACACATATTACAAATGGGGACTGGAGCGATAATGTTGCGAGGGAAAAGACCAAGCATGCTCTTCGTTCCGAGTTGGCGCGCCTTcgagcactgcgcgatCGCGTAG TCGAGGCTCGTATTGAGCATCTCGGCGTAGTATTTACGTTTGCGGAAGATGCAGAAGCGTTCAACGACTGGTGCGCAACTCGACTTGTTCGTATGGTGGCCGATTATATGCTGCGCCACAACTGTGACAAAAGCACAGCGCTCCTAGCGCAACAGCGCAAGATCGAAGCGCTCGTTGATTTCCCTGTGTTTTCACAAATACGCAAGGTAAAGGAATCGCTCGTACCGGACAAGGTCTCTGGACGTGCACCGTCGTGTTCCTTGGCGTTGGCGTGGTGCACGGAGAACAAGACGGCGCTCCGGAAATTTAAA TCTACTTTGGAGTTTGATCTCCGATTGCAAGAGTTTATTGAGCTAACGCGGAGCCGCACCTCTTGCTCGCTTCGCGACGCGGTTGTCTATGCGCAGAAACAATTGATGCCTTGGCTCCACGCCCAGGACGAGGCTGACGATTTGGACAAGGATGGGCCTGCGCGCAACAACGTGACATACACACGCGCACAGGCCGTACGGGCAATGGGCCTTTTGGCTTTCGGCCCTGATATGTGGTCTTATCAT GATCTTTACAATGTGGAGCGCTGGAAATACCTCTGCGATACATTTCTCCAGATCGCCCTGCGTGTATACGAGATACCCCCCGTCCCGCTATTGCATATTGCACTAAGCGCAGGACTTTCCAGCTTAAAATCGCACGCGTGTTGCTCGACACATTATCATGACAAG ATCGGCACGGTGGCTACAAACCTTTCTATCGCAAAGGATGAAAAGCATCCTGAATGCCCTGTGTGCGATGCTAACGggctcggcgagcttgccaagGAAGTCCCGTTCAATCACCACGCCAACTCTATTCTTATTTGTCGTATTAATGGCAAGGTGATGGACGATAAGAATCCCCCCATGTGCTTGCCGAACGGCATGGTCTACTCCGAAACA GCATTACACGACTTGGccacgcgcagtgctgACAGCGCTACG GGGATCTCGCGCACTGTATCTTCGAAGATGCAGAACGCGTTTTTGGACACTGAAAAGCATGTGCCTTTTGATTGCAAGGAGCCTGGAGAGAAAATCGACGTATACCATCCAGCAGAGTCCCCTGCAGATGGCTGTGCGACAGGCGAAGAAAATGCTATGACGCCGACACTTCGTGAGCAGTCTGAACTGCTGTGGAACGGAGGCCGCCGTGGAAATCTAGGGAAGCTCGACACAAGACAGAATATAATGCCAAGAGCCAATGCCGCTCCCCTGCAGGATAGCGGGATGGAAGCAAGTGCTCCCTGGCACACCTTCTTGCGCGACCGGGCATATCTTCCCCAGTCGTTGCTGGGCAATCCCAATCCCCGCCAACTTGAGGCCATTCAGTCTCCCGATGCGATGAGCCCGACGTCGCCACTGCGCCAAGCCACCAGTGACCCGACCGAAGATACATACAGCACCTGGTCCAGCATGAAAACTATACCCGCTTCCCGCACAGACATAAAAAAAGGCTCTTCGTTACGCTCTGCAACAAACCTGAGCTCATTTAGTGCGGACGATCACTCGCAGTCGTCGTGGCTGGAGTCAAGCTCCGATTCATCCTTGAATACTAGACTCCCGTCACCACCGTCTCGTTTTGATTCCTTGCACAGCATTTCCGGGTTTCAGTATCAACCTAGCGGCGGTGCTCTAGCGTATAGGAACGCCGCTGGGCCGTACTCTTCGTCTTCTGCAAAAGCGAATGTGGACGAGTCCAGCTCCCTAACGATGGATTTTGGGCCGGGCAGTAGTGGCAGCCATTTTGGCTCTGGAATACGCGCTCAGCTAGCCACCACCCTGTCTTCACTGATTGAAAAAGTACCTTTGGAAATTCCAGAGGGATGTGTACGGACGATTAGCATTGCTGAATTCGGCTGCTTGAATTCAAGGTCCTTGCTATTGCTACGTCTTGTGATTGAAGAATTCATTGAGCGGGTCAAAATGATGCAGCATGGTGCTTCCTCTCCTTCCACGCAAGATAAAAAGGACCTCGCCCTGCCCCCTGAACCATTTCCGATTGTGTTTAATGTGATACACGAAGACTCACCGCAAGCGGACTATCGGTCTTTTACTCATCTGTTGGACACGCATCCGGATTCTTACATGAACCCAATATGGCAATCTTCGTGCGGCCCGTGCCTTCAAAATTTTCTTTACCCTTCATTTGTGGCACGTCCTTTTGGATCGAGGATTGTGCCGCCAAACACACTTGACGTTGGGTTCAGCTTGATGGATTTACATTGGATGCACACGCCCAATGCACAGGGTGTAGCGCTGGCAACGACGGCGCAGGCCGAACTTACAACATTTTTGTATGCACGCTCGCACGAGTTTAAGCAAGGCGGCGTGTTTATAATGGCctttcttgcgcgccagGAAGTGGATGTGGCCGCAAAGGGGATACATGCTTCCAACACAAGCGATGCCGCCGATAGAACTTCGTCATTGGGTTCGCACCATGAACAATCCACACCAGGGTCCATGCATGACATTTGGAGTACAATGAATGAAATGCTTGTTCCTTGTTTGCAGCGATTGGTGTCGTGCGGTATGCTGAAAAGCGCTGTTGCTCGCCAGTTGCTGACGTTGCCTTTGTATCCACGCACTGCACTACAAACAATGCGTGCACTAAAAGACGTGAGTCATTTATGGTCGCTAGACTGGAGTTGTGGACTTGGCAAGGACGATGTATATACCACGGCATGCGACGAGCAAGGAGGCCATGTTCTTCGGAGCGAGCCTGAATCTTTTCGGCTCCCGGAACCAGCATGGGTGGCTTTTCAGTCGGGGAATATATCAAGCTCTGT GATGCTGCCGGAACCATCCATACCGGATTGGAAAAATTTTTCGTATACACCGTACCAGAAGAACAGACTGATTTCTGGTTCCAGCAAAAAGGCAGCGCCACAAGAGGCGGGCACGGCGCCAGCGGATCCAACGCAATCTGAGTCCTATCGCATCGCAC ACGAATTtgcttttgcagcagcagagCGAGCGCTTCACCTTGACGCGCCGATTGTGCGTAAACTTCCGTACCGTTCCGGATTTCAGCCAAACGGTGTGATCGACAATAAGACGGACGCGTTTATTGCACAACGTGCAATGCATCGGAGcgccgtcgagctcgaAGAACAGCGTCTTGAGCGGCGTTTGGCCAAGCTTGTTTCTCTTTACTCGCCCGAATTTGAAAAAGAGGCCGACGCCATTGCGCTTTCCCCAGATGCGGCACCATtcttgcggcgccaaggAGTGCAATTGTTCAGCCTGTTTCAGGGTAAGGAGGAGGCACGGAAAAGCCAACTGCTGCAAAAACGCACCGTGGCAGAACAATCCATTGTAAAGTGGCAAAGTGATTCCAAGATACCCAATT TGCACAGCGAAGAGCTAGCTATTCCCCGCAAACCATGCAGTTCGCTCAAGCTCGTAAACCCAGACACGTACAAGATTGACAATATGCCGCCGCACCCATCTAGTACGGCTTCACCTGCAGAACGTGACAAGTATGCGGCAGCAGAATTCCTTGCCATCCGCTTGTGTAAAGACTGTACAGGACTGCTCCATCGGATCTATTACCACCAGCACTCGCAAGAAACGACGCAATTCACCATGTACTATAGGACGTTGCTTCGGTTGCAGCGAGAGATAACAGAAGCGCTACCAGACTTTCATGAAATGATCCTGGGCTTGCAAAAAAAGGACACAGCGACGACATTGGCGTCCTTCCTGACGGATAGTAAGACGCTCCAGGAAAATGCGATGCAAGCGAGGAAGGATATCTTGTTACGTTTGGCTCGTTACGATCAAATTGCGAAAGCAACTCGCAACCTACCGCCAATGGTAGACGGAGAGCAATCCATGGCGCAACAGCAATTACAGCTTGCA ATGTTTCCGCTACAGAGTCTTTCGAATCTCGGTGCAGATCGACATGGCGCCAGCGCAGAACAGAGCAACGCACCTTTGCCGGCCCACACCGACCAGTTGCATGTATTGATGGAGCAAGAGAGGTTGTTACACGGATATCTCTCTGCGGCAATTAAGGAGCGAAACCTGGATGATGTGTCGACGCTGAAAGCAAACCGAGACGAAGTGCGTGCAGAGATTGCACGTCTGCAATTGCAGGAAAAAGTGCAATAG
- a CDS encoding uncharacterized protein (EggNog:ENOG503PDJX; SECRETED:SignalP(1-21)), producing the protein MVSFNALLSVVALGMAAAVSAAPNARRASPDNQVWVTNVKDHCLILPKHKESIGDSERPGGTRSFCTKPYDGSQGQLNSDFWTEVHFKKTSKYVQLTGCINPKVQSTLKLHDDGGQYDSNGGDGGKGNPRNSVCLGYAAYVELVEPSNRHACIRCCHNPKDCNVNNDEDGCEAVIPGKYC; encoded by the coding sequence ATGGTATCCTTCAACGCACTGCTCTCTGTTGTTGCCCTTGGCATGGCTGCTGCTGTTTCGGCCGCTCCGAATGCTCGCCGTGCTAGCCCCGACAACCAGGTCTGGGTCACCAACGTCAAGGATCACTGTCTTATTCTCCCCAAGCACAAGGAGAGCATTGGTGACAGCGAGCGCCccggcggcacgcgctcTTTCTGCACCAAGCCCTACGATGGCTCCCAGGGTCAGCTTAACTCTGACTTCTGGACTGAGGTGCACTTTAAAAAGACCAGCAAATATGTCCAGCTTACTGGTTGCATCAACCCTAAGGTACAAAGCACTCTCAAGCTTCACGATGACGGTGGCCAGTACGACTCGAACGGCGGTGACGGTGGTAAGGGCAACCCTCGCAACTCTGTCTGCCTCGGCTATGCCGCTTATGTTGAGCTTGTTGAGCCCTCGAACAGGCACGCTTGCATTCGTTGCTGTCACAACCCCAAAGACTGCAACGTGAACAACGATGAGGACGGCTGTGAGGCTGTCATTCCCGGCAAATACTGCTAA
- the MET6 gene encoding 5-methyltetrahydropteroyltriglutamate--homocysteine S-methyltransferase (EggNog:ENOG503NW49; COG:E) — MAYVPGILHRAKVPRLTSRSTSAVLGFPRIGPHREMKKALEAYWSDKISSDDLLKIAKEQRLNSYEIIKSKGVDFVPSGTFSFYDHVLDTSNTFGIIPEAYAKSGLSPLDTYFAMARGHQKNGVDLPATEMKKWFDSNYHYLVPEFSEYTTFKVNNTKPVDDFVEAQEAGYNARPVLVGPITLLYLGKISKDSKDASFNRYSLLPKLTAAYGEMLKKLADAGASWVQIDEPVLVLDDAKKLAKEFKETIESLHQAAPSLQILIATYFGRLEDNVNIIKDLPIAGIHIDLDRAPQQLEPVLQAIGSTKIGISLGLVSGRNIWKTDLATALEQAKKAISVVGAERVQIASSSSLLHTPITTANEKKLDSKVLDWFSFATEKCGEIATLGLALQNSPEAEDRMSANAKSIAARREFEKSSDPAVRDRVSNIKPEDLSRKSPFPHRREIQRKYLKLPPFPTTTIGSFPQTKEIRQYRSRFSKGDITKEEYEKFLENEIKSVVEKQEALGLDVLVHGEPERNDMVQYFGEQLEGFVFTENAWVQSFGSRYVRPPIIVSDVSRPQPMTVRWSSYAQSLTQKVMKGMLTGPVTILNWSFPRVDIGRDMQSKQIALALRDEVIDLEKAGIRAVQVDEPAIREGLPLRRGEWAGYLKWAVDSFRLSVGGASDAMNTASHFCYSDFNDIMSSVIALDADMISIENSKSDAKLLDIFKSTKYPNEIGPGVYDIHSPRVPTEQEMCERIKEMCQYIDPTLLWVNPDCGLKTRTWSECTAQLKAMVSAADSARKQFV; from the coding sequence ATGGCGTACGTACCAGGCATCTTGCATCGTGCCAAAGTGCCGAGACTAACCTCACGCAGTACTTCCGCAGTTCTCGGGTTTCCTCGCATTGGCCCTCACCGTGAGATGAAAAAGGCACTTGAGGCCTACTGGTCTGACAAGATTTCTTCCGACGACCTGCTCAAGATTGCAAAGGAGCAGCGTCTCAACTCCTACGAGATAATCAAGAGCAAGGGTGTAGACTTCGTTCCTTCGGGGACCTTCTCCTTTTATGACCATGTTTTGGACACCTCCAACACGTTTGGCATCATTCCTGAGGCGTACGCAAAATCGGGTCTTTCTCCCCTTGACACCTACTTTGCCATGGCCCGTGGCCACCAAAAGAATGGTGTTGATCTTCCCGCTACGGAGATGAAGAAGTGGTTCGACTCGAACTACCACTACCTTGTCCCCGAGTTCTCGGAATACACCACGTTCAAGGTGAACAACACCAAGCCCGTGGACGACTTTGTAGAGGCGCAAGAGGCCGGCTACAATGCACGCCCCGTGCTCGTTGGCCCCATTACCCTTCTTTATCTTGGTAAGATTTCCAAAGATTCTAAGGACGCGTCTTTCAACCGCTACAGCCTTCTCCCTAAGCTCACGGCAGCGTACGGCGAGATGCTCAAAAagctcgccgacgctggcgcCTCCTGGGTCCAGATTGACGAGCCAGTACTCGTGCTTGATGACGCCAAGAAACTCGCCAAGGAGTTCAAGGAGACCATCGAGTCGCTCCACCAGGCCGCGCCTTCTCTCCAGATCCTGATCGCGACCTACTTTGGTCGTCTCGAGGACAATGTCAACATTATTAAGGACCTCCCTATCGCCGGCATCCACATCGACTTGGACCGTGCTCCCCAGCAGCTTGAACCTGTGCTCCAGGCAATTGGTTCTACCAAGATAGGTATTTCTCTCGGCCTTGTTTCCGGCCGTAACATTTGGAAGACCGACCTGGCTACTGCGCTGGAACAAGCCAAGAAGGCCATTAGCGTTGTCGGTGCTGAGCGTGTCCAGATTGCCAGCTCGTCTTCGCTTTTGCACACTCCTATCACAACTGCAAACGAGAAGAAGCTCGATTCCAAGGTTCTTGACTGGTTCTCCTTCGCCACAGAGAAGTGCGGCGAGATCGCTACACTTGGCCTTGCCCTCCAGAACTCGCCTGAGGCCGAGGACCGTATGTCTGCCAACGCAAAGAgcattgctgcgcgccgtgaGTTTGAGAAGAGCTCCGACCCTGCAGTTCGCGATCGTGTCAGCAACATCAAGCCCGAGGACCTTTCGCGCAAGTCGCCCTTCCCGCACCGTCGTGAGATTCAGCGCAAGTACTTGAAGCTCCCTCCGTTCCCCACCACCACCATTGGCTCTTTCCCCCAGACCAAGGAGATTCGTCAATACCGCTCTCGCTTTAGCAAGGGCGACATTACCAAAGAGGAGTACGAAAAGTTCCTTGAGAACGAGATCAAGTCGGTCGTTGAAAAGCAAGAGGCTCTTGGTCTCGACGTCCTTGTGCACGGTGAGCCGGAGCGCAACGACATGGTGCAAtactttggcgagcagctggagGGCTTTGTCTTTACTGAGAACGCATGGGTTCAGAGCTTTGGCTCCCGCTACGTTCGCCCTCCGATCATTGTCTCGGACGTCTCTCGTCCTCAGCCGATGACTGTTCGCTGGTCGTCGTACGCACAGAGCTTGACCCAGAAGGTCATGAAGGGTATGCTTACTGGTCCCGTTACCATCCTCAACTGGTCGTTCCCCCGTGTCGACATTGGCCGTGACATGCAGTCGAAGCAgattgcgcttgcgctccgcgaCGAGGTCATTGACCTGGAGAAGGCTGGCATCAGGGCCGTCCAGGTCGACGAACCTGCCATCCGTGAAGGTCTTCCTCTCCGCCGTGGTGAATGGGCGGGATACTTAAAATGGGCTGTCGACTCTTTCCGTCTTTCTGTGGGTGGCGCATCCGATGCGATGAACACCGCTAGCCACTTTTGCTACTCTGACTTTAACGATATCATGAGCTCCGTCATTGCTCTCGACGCCGACATGATCTCGATCGAGAACAGCAAGAGCGacgccaagctgctcgacatCTTCAAGAGCACCAAGTACCCCAACGAGATCGGCCCCGGTGTCTACGACATCCACTCGCCGCGTGTTCCTACTGAGCAGGAGAtgtgcgagcgcatcaaggAGATGTGCCAGTACATTGACCCTACGCTCCTCTGGGTAAACCCCGACTGTGGTCTCAAGACCCGCACCTGGTCCGAGTGCACTGCACAGCTCAAGGCCATGGTCTCTGCAGCAGATTCTGCACGCAAACAGTTTGTTTAA
- a CDS encoding electron-transferring-flavoprotein dehydrogenase (COG:C; EggNog:ENOG503NY0G; BUSCO:EOG092619EA) has protein sequence MLFRQIARVARKSPVSRLSLGTMLASSSKQSSIPQPAHRAAHVGLSQLRTRPFHTGRVLREEAEHTNEEETMEDERVVDEVDVLIVGGGPAGLSAAIRIKQLAEEKGEEIRVVLLEKGAEIGNHILSGAVIQPDALNELIPDWKEKGAPLNQEALQDKMVFLTESGAIPMPHPPQMSNHGNYIVSLSRVAAWLGEQAEELGVEIYPGFAGAEILWEQEADGTKTGIRGVMTNEIGLNKERKPKDNYESGMEFRAPITLFAEGAHGSLSQQLIRELKLREQVGADPQTYGIGVKEVWRVKDDNYEPGLVAHTMGFPLSLDTYGGSFMYHMDDNLVSIGLVVGLDYQNPYLSPFQEFQRMKHHPFFAKVLEGGTCEEYGARALNEGGYQSIPKLHFPGGALIGCSAGFLNVPKIKGTHNAMKSGMTAAEAAVEALGKRSEETLYEPIDIAEYKNKLDQSWVIPELYEVRNVRPSFHNPLGFFGGIMYSGLETMILKGRAPWTFHHEKEDFEYTKPASFFKPIEYPKPDGKLSFDILTSVSRTGTNHTEDQPVHLVVNNGDYSAHVDRNVGTFDGPLGRVCPAAVYEYVNKEDANGKEDARGKKLVINSQNCIHCKTCSIKTPDQSITWTVPEGGGGPKYSLT, from the coding sequence ATGCTATTCAGACAGATTGCCCGTgttgcgcgcaaatcgccGGTGTCGCGGCTTTCGCTGGGTACTATGCTTGCTTCAAGCAGCAAGCAGTCAAGTATACCGCAGCCTGCAcatcgtgctgcgcatgtgGGGCTTTCGCAGCTCCGTACACGCCCTTTTCACACCGGGCGCGTTTTGCGGGAAGAGGCCGAGCACACCAACGAAGAAGAAACGATGGAAGACGAGCGTGTTGTGGATGAAGTGGACGTGCTCATTGTGGGTGGAGGACCTGCCGGTCTGAGTGCCGCCATTCGCAtcaagcagcttgccgaaGAAAAAGGCGAAGAGATCCGCGTCGTCCTCCTCGAGAAGGGCGCAGAGATTGGCAACCATATTCTTTCTGGCGCAGTCATCCAGCCTGATGCATTGAATGAGCTTATTCCCGACTGGAAAGAAAAAGGCGCACCGCTTAATCAGGAAGCGCTCCAGGACAAGATGGTGTTTTTAACCGAATCTGGCGCCATTCCCATGCCACACCCTCCCCAAATGTCTAACCACGGCAACTATATTGTGTCGCTGTCGCGTGTCGCTGCTTggcttggcgagcaggcAGAGGAGCTTGGCGTAGAAATCTACCCTGGTTTTGCCGGTGCTGAGATCCTCTGGGAGCAAGAAGCAGATGGAACCAAGACTGGTATAAGGGGTGTGATGACCAACGAAATTGGTCTTAACAAGGAGCGGAAGCCAAAAGATAATTATGAGTCAGGTATGGAGTTCCGCGCGCCCATCACGCTTTTTGCCGAAGGTGCACATGGGTCCTTATCGCAGCAACTCATTCGCGAGCTCAAACTTCGCGAGCAGGTAGGTGCCGACCCGCAAACATACGGCATCGGTGTCAAAGAGGTGTGGCGTGTGAAGGACGACAATTACGAGCCGGGTCTGGTGGCGCACACAATGGGCTTCCCTTTGAGCTTGGATACTTACGGTGGATCCTTTATGTACCATATGGACGACAACCTAGTGTCGATTGGCCTTGTTGTTGGCCTCGACTATCAGAACCCGTACCTGAGCCCATTCCAAGAATTTCAGCGCATGAAGCACCACCCCTTTTTCGCCAAGGTGCTGGAAGGTGGCACCTGCGAGGagtacggcgcgcgtgcgttgAATGAAGGTGGCTACCAGTCTATTCCCAAACTCCACTTTCCTGGGGGTGCACTCATTGGTTGCTCGGCAGGGTTCTTGAACGTGCCAAAGATCAAGGGCACCCACAATGCGATGAAGAGTGGTATGACCGCTGCAGAGGCCGCCGTGGAGGCacttggcaagcgcagtgAAGAGACACTGTACGAGCCCATCGACATTGCCGAGTACAAGAACAAGCTGGACCAGAGCTGGGTTATTCCCGAGTTATACGAAGTGCGCAACGTCCGTCCGAGCTTCCATAACCCACTCGGTTTCTTTGGCGGTATCATGTATTCTGGCTTGGAAACGATGATACTCAAGGGACGCGCTCCTTGGACATTCCACCACGAAAAAGAGGACTTTGAGTACACCAAGCCCGCGTCTTTCTTCAAGCCTATTGAATATCCCAAGCCCGATGGCAAACTCTCGTTCGATATTCTTACTTCAGTTTCCCGCACGGGTACCAACCACACGGAGGACCAGCCTGTTCATTTGGTTGTGAACAACGGTGATTACTCCGCCCACGTCGACCGCAACGTGGGCACGTTTGACGGCCCTCTTGGCCGGGTCTGCCCTGCGGCCGTGTACGAATATGTGAATAAAGAAGATGCGAACGGGAAGGAGGACGCGCGTGGTAAGAAACTGGTTATCAACAGCCAGAACTGTATTCATTGCAAGACCTGCTCTATTAAAACGCCCGACCAATCCATCACATGGACCGTGCCGGAAGGCGGCGGTGGTCCCAAGTACTCTCTTACATAA
- a CDS encoding uncharacterized protein (SECRETED:SignalP(1-19); EggNog:ENOG503P9G9) — translation MRTSALFLASAATLGAVSAALPDRINVRVKNLSPEDTVYDHSRGLFYQSNLWKGLIEVYNPKERSHINVRIDGVSSSGDGNQQMSGLSLNKHNKASRLYAVAKNANAFNFNDQKNNGPSSFHAFDLPLKESSKPLWSIDMNKIQDKFEKQFGTRPFGSVDSTQDNDGNSYICFALGMPAIAKVSPDGKSFEAWAHEDSNGKQRPGYSGIAYDPATDRILAYGGNRPLTAFNVKSKNPKAHPVQINGNFGSLNGAEKLTYVPVNGKSVLVAARAPDAIAFQSNDNWKTANMKSTHRDELSDSGFTAVTDYYDGNDHGIYASSAFFGDGVHGGRSSWPLYKLDESIMNF, via the coding sequence ATGCGCACCTCTGCACTTTTCTTGGCATCCGCAGCTACGCTTGGCGCCGTTTCGGCTGCTCTTCCTGACAGGATTAACGTGCGTGTGAAAAATCTCTCCCCGGAGGACACCGTCTATGACCACTCGCGCGGTCTATTCTACCAGTCGAACCTTTGGAAAGGTCTGATCGAAGTGTACAACCCGAAGGAGAGGTCGCATATTAACGTCCGCATTGACGGCGTGTCTTCGAGCGGCGATGGCAACCAGCAAATGTCTGGTCTGTCGCTGAACAAGCACAACAAGGCTTCGCGTCTTTACGCCGTGGCGAAGAACGCCAACGCGTTCAACTTTAACGACCAGAAAAACAATGGTCCTTCGTCGTTCCACGCATTTGACCTTCCTTTGAAGGAGTCGAGCAAGCCCCTCTGGTCTATTGACATGAACAAGATTCAGGACAAGTTTGAAAAGCAGTTTGGCACTCGTCCTTTCGGTAGCGTCGACTCCACGCAGGACAACGACGGCAACTCGTACATTTGCTTTGCCCTCGGTATGCCTGCCATTGCCAAAGTGAGTCCCGACGGCAAGTCCTTTGAGGCCTGGGCCCACGAGGACAGCaacggcaagcagcgcccTGGCTACAGTGGCATTGCTTACGACCCTGCGACTGACCGCATCCTTGCTTACGGCGGCAACCGTCCCCTTACCGCATTCAACGTGAAGAGCAAGAACCCCAAGGCGCACCCCGTCCAGATTAACGGCAACTTTGGCTCTCTTAATGGCGCTGAGAAGCTTACGTACGTCCCTGTCAACGGCAAGAGCGTTTTGGTCGCTGCCCGTGCCCCCGACGCTATTGCGTTCCAGTCTAACGACAACTGGAAGACTGCCAACATGAAGTCTACACACCGTGATGAGCTCAGCGACAGTGGCTTTACCGCTGTCACCGACTACTATGACGGTAACGACCACGGCATCTACGCTAGCAGCGCCTTTTTCGGCGACGGTGTCCACGGTGGTCGCTCCTCGTGGCCTCTTTACAAGCTCGACGAGAGCATCATGAACTTTTAA